The proteins below are encoded in one region of Hordeum vulgare subsp. vulgare chromosome 3H, MorexV3_pseudomolecules_assembly, whole genome shotgun sequence:
- the LOC123439490 gene encoding protein ANTAGONIST OF LIKE HETEROCHROMATIN PROTEIN 1-like codes for MTRNQSCVGSHPYSAQNMADGEDLSYLDYYFEQGAVSESVTAPVNPQGSKKRGASAMEVEATQGQGVVNLWNEMGTGLPGFKMQNSPWDSMDTSGGLALHVVESSVGFGVPQVHAMVNLGLGAEWMGGVPSASASEARGCKRQRSPSGSMETASGGSNEDGGGGAIADESLAPATGTGVGGGGRRLWKKDRHSAWWDTVSSFGYPAADFRHHFCMSPNTFQVLCEQLAAAVRKEDTALRVAIPVQQRVAVCVWRLATGEPLRKVADRFAIGVSTCHKLVLDVCGAIQATVLPSVIQWSDSAAMATNAAKFEALSGIPGIIGAVYTTHVAIIAPKHHVINYLNPRATARNNKTCYSITLQASVDAEGTFTDIRVGPGAMTDEQTLLLWSLNKPKLTGETLGQGMRLVGGAGYPLTDWMLVPYSHQNLTWTQHEFNRRVAKARAVAVSAFQRLKARWACLQRRTEVKVDDLSVILGACCALHNICERSGEPFDLELLQGLELDLDDDSMVANDPVSSSAAGQMRDNIAHNMLHHPTVVGAGSFC; via the coding sequence ATGACGAGAAACCAGTCCTGCGTGGGGTCGCACCCCTATTCCGCGCAGAACATGGCCGACGGCGAAGACCTGTCCTACCTCGACTACTATTTTGAGCAGGGCGCTGTGTCTGAGTCTGTGACGGCTCCGGTGAACCCGCAGGGGAGTAAGAAGAGGGGGGCGTCGGCGATGGAGGTTGAGGCGACGCAGGGGCAGGGCGTGGTTAACCTGTGGAATGAGATGGGGACGGGGTTGCCGGGGTTTAAGATGCAGAACTCGCCGTGGGATTCAATGGATACCAGCGGCGGGTTAGCGCTTCATGTGGTTGAGTCGTCGGTGGGGTTTGGGGTGCCGCAGGTGCATGCCATGGTCAACCTGGGACTGGGAGCAGAGTGGATGGGAGGGGTGCCGTCGGCCTCGGCGTCGGAGGCGCGGGGGTGCAAGAGGCAGCGCTCGCCGTCGGGCTCCATGGAGACCGCGAGCGGCGGCAGCAACGAAGACGGAGGCGGAGGCGCGATCGCGGATGAGTCTTTGGCGCCGGCCACGGGGACCGGGGTTGGCGGCGGAGGGAGGCGGCTGTGGAAGAAGGACCGCCACAGCGCGTGGTGGGACACAGTCAGCAGCTTCGGCTACCCGGCGGCGGACTTCAGGCACCATTTCTGCATGTCACCCAACACGTTCCAGGTTCTGTGCGAGCAGCTGGCGGCCGCCGTCCGCAAGGAGGACACCGCGCTGCGCGTAGCCATCCCCGTGCAGCAGCGCGTCGCCGTCTGCGTCTGGCGCCTCGCCACCGGGGAGCCCCTCCGCAAGGTCGCCGATCGCTTCGCCATCGGGGTCTCCACCTGCCACAAGCTCGTGCTCGACGTCTGCGGCGCCATCCAGGCCACGGTCCTGCCCAGCGTCATCCAGTGGTCGGACTCCGCCGCCATGGCCACCAACGCAGCCAAGTTCGAGGCCTTGTCTGGCATACCAGGCATCATCGGCGCCGTCTACACCACCCACGTCGCCATCATCGCGCCCAAGCACCACGTCATCAACTACCTAAACCCCCGGGCCACGGCGCGCAACAACAAGACATGCTACAGCATCACCCTGCAGGCGTCGGTGGACGCGGAGGGGACCTTCACCGACATCCGCGTCGGCCCAGGAGCCATGACCGACGAGCAAACCCTGCTCCTCTGGTCGCTGAACAAGCCCAAGCTTACCGGGGAGACCCTTGGCCAGGGCATGCGCCTGGTCGGCGGCGCCGGCTACCCACTCACGGACTGGATGCTGGTGCCCTACTCCCACCAGAACCTGACGTGGACGCAGCACGAGTTCAACCGGAGAGTGGCAAAGGCGCGCGCCGTGGCCGTCAGCGCCTTCCAGAGGCTCAAGGCGCGCTGGGCCTGCCTCCAGAGGCGCACCGAGGTCAAGGTGGACGACCTTTCCGTCATACTCGGCGCCTGCTGCGCGCTCCACAACATCTGCGAGCGCAGTGGCGAGCCGTTCGACCTCGAGCTGCTGCAGGGCTTGGAGCTCGACCTAGACGACGACAGCATGGTCGCCAATGACCCCGTGTCATCCTCGGCCGCCGGGCAGATGCGAGACAACATCGCCCAcaacatgctccaccatcccacgGTGGTCGGCGCTGGGTCTTTCTGCTAG